The following coding sequences are from one Photobacterium angustum window:
- a CDS encoding DUF3859 domain-containing protein, which yields MAKNKPIVHLHSYGIFTTWDADSKKLPKIKEFTLDIPAEIDIEFGFTVNIKKAKGEKVHYCIYHPNITNDDGEVLEPFDGYVYVRNNDWDFYLGDTIWAPVSNKVGPWRMTLEMNNSIIADKTFNVFNHDEGQFWKRRGC from the coding sequence ATGGCAAAAAATAAACCTATTGTACACCTACACTCATACGGCATTTTCACCACTTGGGATGCAGACTCAAAAAAGCTACCGAAGATCAAAGAGTTTACCTTAGACATTCCTGCTGAAATTGATATTGAATTTGGTTTTACCGTTAATATCAAGAAAGCCAAAGGCGAAAAGGTTCATTACTGCATTTACCATCCCAACATCACTAATGACGACGGTGAAGTCTTAGAACCATTCGATGGTTATGTTTATGTTCGTAATAATGATTGGGATTTTTACCTTGGTGATACAATTTGGGCTCCTGTCAGTAATAAAGTTGGCCCATGGCGTATGACATTAGAAATGAATAACAGCATAATTGCGGATAAAACCTTCAATGTTTTCAATCATGATGAAGGACAATTCTGGAAACGTCGCGGCTGCTAA
- a CDS encoding DSD1 family PLP-dependent enzyme — translation MNIAQLPTPALIVDFDKMTNNIHEMQQRIDALQLNLRPHTKAHKSPTIAKMQIDAGAQGICTAKLGEAEVMAAGGINDILITTPIAGKNKIQRLVKLYQQYPDYRFIQVIDHKQHIIDISEAATDAGICIELMIEVESGQQRCGVEIGDDLISLIETINCSDGVSYVGLQAYSGHLQHIKGYQERNTQARTVVEDLFNYINNVLTPKGLAPEIVSGGGTGTYEAYQGLGFSEIQAGSYLFMDTTYQDIGDENDQYQNNQFDVTLKVLSTVISHPTPQRAIIDAGMKCLSIDLGMPKVESDDMLSYKSGGDEHGIIHLINNHAPLQIGQQLILLPSHCDTTLNNFNTLYAVRGSEVIDQFPIIGRGRSD, via the coding sequence ATGAATATCGCTCAACTCCCCACACCAGCTTTGATCGTTGACTTCGACAAAATGACAAACAATATACACGAGATGCAACAACGTATTGATGCTCTACAGTTAAATCTCAGACCGCACACTAAAGCACATAAAAGCCCCACTATAGCGAAAATGCAGATTGATGCAGGAGCACAAGGAATATGTACTGCGAAACTTGGGGAAGCCGAAGTTATGGCTGCCGGGGGGATTAACGATATTCTAATAACAACCCCTATAGCCGGAAAAAATAAGATTCAACGTTTAGTCAAACTTTATCAGCAATATCCCGACTATCGCTTTATTCAGGTAATTGATCATAAGCAGCACATTATCGATATCTCAGAAGCAGCAACAGATGCGGGAATTTGTATTGAATTAATGATTGAAGTAGAAAGTGGTCAACAACGTTGTGGCGTAGAGATCGGTGATGATTTAATTTCATTAATAGAAACAATTAATTGTTCTGATGGTGTAAGTTATGTTGGGTTGCAGGCATACAGTGGTCACTTGCAGCATATAAAAGGTTATCAAGAGCGAAATACTCAAGCAAGAACAGTCGTTGAAGATCTCTTTAATTACATTAATAACGTATTAACACCTAAAGGGCTGGCACCGGAGATTGTGAGTGGTGGTGGAACGGGCACATATGAAGCCTATCAAGGGCTAGGGTTTAGTGAAATTCAAGCAGGCTCTTACTTGTTTATGGATACCACTTATCAAGATATTGGTGATGAAAATGATCAGTATCAAAATAACCAATTTGATGTCACTCTAAAAGTATTAAGTACTGTTATTAGCCACCCTACTCCACAGCGAGCGATCATTGATGCAGGTATGAAATGTCTTTCTATTGATCTTGGCATGCCTAAAGTAGAAAGTGACGACATGCTTAGTTACAAATCGGGAGGAGATGAACATGGTATTATTCACCTCATTAATAACCATGCACCACTACAAATAGGCCAACAACTCATATTGCTTCCAAGCCATTGCGATACAACGTTAAACAATTTCAACACCTTGTATGCCGTAAGAGGAAGTGAAGTCATAGATCAATTCCCAATTATTGGCCGTGGTCGTTCTGATTAA
- the pdhA gene encoding pyruvate dehydrogenase (acetyl-transferring) E1 component subunit alpha, with amino-acid sequence MNIQTQPMHRYIDHRGNLIAPLPEWANDTLLQQFYRDMVLVRHYDKKAIALQRTGKLGTYPSHLGAEAIGIAIGSAMQSTDVLAPYYRDMPALWARGISMLQNLQYWGGDELGSSFPSISPDIPHNDDMPFCVPISTQCTHAVGIAAAMKIKGLHRVTVATCGDGATSKGDFLESLNCAGVWNIPLVFVINNNQWAISVPLHLQCHAEHLVDKAKGAGIKGIMVDGNDIVAMYDALLQSLDQARKGKGATLIEAVSYRLCDHTTADDASRYREDEEVKQAWQFDPIVRLKTYLINQNLWSEDEESQWLDICHQRINQAVEQYLALTVQAPESAFDYLYEKADPDLHYQRDALINKAMRMEKQNSGGNNG; translated from the coding sequence ATGAATATACAGACACAACCCATGCATCGTTATATTGATCACCGTGGTAATTTAATCGCCCCTCTTCCTGAATGGGCTAATGATACGTTACTACAGCAATTTTACCGGGATATGGTTTTAGTTCGTCACTATGATAAAAAAGCGATTGCCTTACAAAGAACAGGAAAGTTAGGTACTTACCCCTCCCACCTTGGCGCAGAAGCAATTGGTATCGCGATTGGCTCTGCTATGCAATCAACCGATGTGCTCGCACCTTATTACCGTGATATGCCCGCATTATGGGCGCGTGGTATAAGTATGTTGCAAAATTTGCAATACTGGGGCGGCGATGAATTAGGTAGTAGTTTCCCCTCAATATCCCCCGATATTCCACATAATGACGATATGCCATTTTGCGTGCCAATTTCAACACAATGCACTCATGCTGTTGGGATTGCTGCAGCAATGAAAATCAAAGGGTTACATAGGGTAACTGTTGCTACTTGTGGGGACGGCGCAACCTCAAAAGGTGATTTCTTAGAATCACTCAATTGCGCAGGTGTATGGAATATCCCCTTAGTATTTGTCATTAACAATAATCAGTGGGCGATCTCTGTACCACTTCATTTGCAATGTCATGCCGAACACTTAGTCGATAAAGCCAAAGGCGCAGGAATCAAAGGTATCATGGTTGATGGCAATGATATTGTTGCTATGTACGATGCCCTTCTACAAAGTTTAGATCAGGCACGAAAAGGTAAAGGTGCGACATTAATAGAAGCAGTAAGTTATCGACTTTGTGATCATACCACTGCTGACGACGCCTCTCGTTATCGTGAAGATGAAGAAGTCAAACAAGCATGGCAATTCGATCCTATTGTTCGATTAAAGACCTATTTAATCAATCAAAATTTATGGTCAGAAGATGAAGAGTCCCAATGGTTAGACATTTGCCATCAGCGTATTAATCAAGCCGTTGAACAATACCTTGCTCTCACTGTACAAGCGCCAGAATCAGCATTCGATTATCTTTACGAGAAAGCCGATCCCGATCTGCACTATCAACGCGACGCGCTTATCAATAAAGCGATGCGAATGGAGAAGCAAAATTCAGGAGGGAATAATGGCTGA
- a CDS encoding phosphate ABC transporter substrate-binding protein, whose amino-acid sequence MTKSLLALSLILSSAAVSTSAMAAEHIAVSGSTSVTEVMEVLGETYHKSHPDVFIDINGTGSTAGIKSSIEGVNDLGMASRNLSAEEKKAGLVETEIARDGIAVVVNPKNPVNNLTKSQIEQLFKGDVTQWSQVGGNSDPVVVTTRENGSGTRGAFEELMELTTKINGVKVSTISQRAQVASGNGIEKTVVANNKDAIGFVSLGSIDNSLKAVEVDGHKASVADVLNKTYPLSRPFLVLNQPGKLKPAAKEFLAWIMSPEGQKIIKDKGYIAMS is encoded by the coding sequence ATGACTAAGTCACTTCTTGCACTTTCATTAATTTTAAGTTCTGCGGCAGTATCTACATCGGCTATGGCTGCAGAACACATCGCCGTATCAGGTTCAACTTCTGTTACAGAGGTAATGGAAGTTTTAGGTGAAACCTACCATAAGAGCCACCCTGACGTATTTATTGACATCAACGGTACTGGTTCAACTGCAGGCATCAAATCTTCAATCGAAGGTGTAAATGATCTAGGTATGGCTTCACGTAACCTATCAGCAGAAGAGAAAAAAGCAGGATTGGTTGAAACTGAAATAGCTCGTGACGGTATTGCTGTTGTTGTTAACCCAAAAAACCCGGTTAACAACCTAACAAAATCGCAAATCGAGCAATTATTTAAAGGTGATGTTACCCAATGGTCTCAAGTTGGTGGTAATAGTGACCCAGTAGTTGTGACAACACGTGAAAATGGTTCTGGTACTCGAGGTGCGTTTGAAGAGTTAATGGAACTAACCACAAAAATTAACGGCGTTAAAGTATCGACTATCAGCCAACGCGCACAAGTTGCGAGTGGTAATGGTATTGAAAAAACAGTCGTTGCGAATAACAAAGATGCGATAGGTTTTGTGTCATTAGGTTCTATTGATAACTCGTTAAAAGCAGTTGAGGTAGACGGCCATAAAGCTTCTGTTGCAGATGTACTGAATAAGACTTACCCACTTTCACGTCCTTTCTTGGTGCTAAACCAACCGGGTAAACTAAAACCTGCTGCTAAAGAGTTCCTAGCTTGGATCATGTCGCCAGAAGGGCAAAAAATCATTAAAGATAAAGGTTATATTGCTATGTCTTAA
- a CDS encoding GntR family transcriptional regulator translates to MVGMTKDNFATISDRVMCQIRHDILCGEFEAGQKLVLSELKERYQVGGTPLREAMVQLSWQKYVKMEPQKGFWVADVSLDELRGILKARLALGHVALKDAIKKGDEAWELQVLTAFHKLNRLDPESALFDYDEWELRHKEFHLSLVACEGSEFILDMISNVYDQQERYRHFLLNANLSPEKQYHDNGEHEALMKAVLSRNVELSCQLLKEHGERLYQILEKAPSLKALLN, encoded by the coding sequence ATGGTTGGTATGACTAAAGATAATTTTGCAACCATAAGCGATAGAGTAATGTGCCAGATTAGGCATGATATCTTATGTGGTGAGTTTGAAGCTGGTCAGAAACTGGTACTCAGTGAATTAAAAGAACGCTATCAAGTTGGCGGTACTCCTTTAAGAGAGGCAATGGTGCAATTATCTTGGCAGAAATATGTCAAGATGGAGCCTCAGAAAGGCTTTTGGGTTGCCGATGTTTCACTCGATGAATTACGTGGAATTTTAAAGGCACGTTTGGCCCTAGGTCATGTTGCGTTAAAAGATGCGATTAAAAAGGGGGATGAAGCATGGGAACTACAGGTTTTAACGGCCTTTCACAAGCTTAATCGGTTAGATCCTGAATCAGCATTGTTTGATTATGATGAATGGGAATTGCGCCACAAAGAGTTTCATCTATCGCTTGTTGCGTGTGAAGGCTCTGAGTTTATACTCGATATGATCTCAAATGTTTATGATCAGCAAGAACGTTATCGACACTTCTTACTGAACGCGAACCTATCACCAGAGAAGCAATATCATGACAATGGTGAGCATGAAGCGCTGATGAAAGCGGTGTTATCGCGTAATGTTGAACTCTCTTGTCAGTTATTAAAAGAGCATGGTGAACGTTTGTACCAGATACTTGAAAAAGCCCCTTCACTGAAAGCGTTACTTAACTAG
- a CDS encoding c-type cytochrome: MRYPFFTASIITLLFSSSLMAMPDGDATKGEIKTPSCRFCHGSNGIAPRPDYPNLKGQNAEYLYNSMQAYLDDSRTGGMSSMMKAQLKNLSDQDIADISEYYSQMK; encoded by the coding sequence ATGCGCTATCCATTTTTTACAGCAAGTATTATCACACTTCTCTTTTCAAGTTCACTTATGGCAATGCCTGATGGTGATGCCACCAAAGGTGAAATAAAAACGCCAAGCTGCCGTTTTTGTCACGGCAGCAATGGCATTGCACCACGCCCAGATTACCCGAATCTAAAAGGCCAAAATGCAGAGTATTTATATAACTCAATGCAAGCATATTTAGATGACAGCCGTACTGGGGGGATGTCGTCAATGATGAAAGCCCAGCTTAAAAACTTATCAGATCAAGACATAGCCGATATCTCTGAATACTATTCACAGATGAAATAA
- a CDS encoding alpha-ketoacid dehydrogenase subunit beta: MADITLIEAVNLALHYEMQHDPNVVILGEDIGENGGVFRATLGLKQTFGCKRVIDTPLAESLIAGVTVGMASQGLRPIAEFQFQGFIFPAMEHLVCHAARLRNRTRGRLTCPAVFRAPFGGGIHAPEHHSESIEAMFAHIPGLKVVIPSSPQRAYGLLLAAIRSNDPILFFEPKRIYRTVKSHVENNGLALPLEQCFTLRKGTDITLVTWGACVVESLQAAETLSHHGIELEVIDLASIKPIDMATITASLEKTGRLLVVHEAAKTCGVGAEIITRVAESAMCLLKAPPKRLTGFDTIMPYYRNEDYFMIQHDDIVNAARELMEGWQ, translated from the coding sequence ATGGCTGATATTACATTAATAGAAGCAGTTAACCTCGCCCTTCACTATGAAATGCAACACGATCCTAATGTCGTTATTTTGGGTGAAGACATTGGTGAAAACGGTGGCGTTTTTCGCGCAACACTCGGTTTAAAACAAACTTTTGGTTGTAAACGTGTTATTGATACACCACTCGCAGAATCGTTAATCGCCGGTGTCACTGTTGGTATGGCATCACAGGGGCTCCGCCCTATTGCTGAATTTCAATTTCAAGGCTTTATTTTTCCAGCAATGGAGCATCTAGTATGCCATGCAGCAAGACTAAGAAATCGTACTCGCGGCCGCTTAACCTGCCCTGCTGTTTTTAGAGCCCCTTTTGGTGGTGGTATACATGCGCCGGAGCATCATTCTGAAAGTATCGAAGCAATGTTTGCCCATATTCCGGGCTTAAAAGTTGTGATCCCCTCTTCACCACAACGTGCTTATGGATTATTGCTCGCCGCGATTCGTAGTAACGATCCGATCTTATTCTTTGAACCCAAACGGATTTACCGAACCGTTAAATCACATGTCGAAAATAACGGTCTCGCTTTACCGCTTGAGCAATGTTTTACGTTGAGAAAAGGAACAGATATTACTCTAGTTACTTGGGGCGCTTGTGTGGTCGAATCACTCCAAGCAGCAGAGACCTTATCTCATCATGGCATAGAACTTGAAGTTATTGACTTAGCCAGTATCAAACCTATCGATATGGCAACCATTACGGCATCACTCGAAAAAACAGGCCGCTTATTAGTGGTGCATGAGGCAGCAAAAACTTGCGGTGTTGGTGCAGAGATCATTACAAGAGTAGCTGAAAGCGCGATGTGCTTACTGAAAGCGCCGCCTAAACGTCTAACGGGCTTTGATACCATCATGCCTTATTATCGTAATGAAGATTATTTTATGATCCAACACGATGACATTGTAAATGCCGCTCGTGAACTCATGGAGGGTTGGCAATGA
- a CDS encoding dihydrolipoamide acetyltransferase family protein: MKAFTLPDLGEGLAESEIVQWHINIGDTVKTDQVVVTVETAKATVDVPAPYSGKIVHRYGNEGDVINIGQCLLEIDELLANTSSIQPEKISTSSANHTSPSTTVVGNISQLDKHVDVDPICDDANQTVNLHSIANQHHPLIATPSARLLAQKLGVNIKEITGSGANHLILDNDVYLAYQQQIPGTELLKGSRRNMAKNMTRAHHDVASVTLTEEAHLYHWQKNDDITVNLVKAINNACHIEPALNAWFDAETMTRCLHKTVNIGIAVDSSHGLYVPVLHHAEQYHQEGIRRWIDRTAASIRSRKIDRHQLQKATITLSNYGAIAGIYATPVVTPPQVAIIGAGRIMDKVVMEGERVKTIKVLPLSITFDHRACTGGEAARFIKALVNSLESPPCDNIESS, translated from the coding sequence ATGAAAGCATTCACATTACCCGATCTTGGTGAAGGTCTGGCTGAATCAGAAATTGTGCAATGGCATATCAATATTGGCGATACCGTGAAAACCGATCAAGTGGTCGTCACTGTAGAGACAGCAAAAGCAACGGTTGATGTTCCTGCGCCTTATAGTGGAAAAATTGTGCATCGTTATGGAAACGAAGGCGATGTTATTAATATTGGTCAATGCTTGCTAGAAATCGATGAATTACTCGCGAATACTTCAAGCATACAGCCAGAGAAAATCAGTACAAGCTCTGCAAATCACACATCCCCTTCGACCACTGTTGTTGGAAACATCTCCCAGCTTGATAAACATGTTGATGTTGATCCTATCTGTGATGATGCAAATCAAACCGTTAATTTACATTCCATTGCTAATCAACATCATCCATTAATTGCGACCCCTTCAGCGCGGTTATTAGCACAGAAATTAGGTGTCAATATTAAAGAAATCACAGGCTCTGGAGCTAATCACTTAATTCTTGATAATGATGTCTATCTTGCTTACCAACAACAAATACCAGGGACTGAATTATTAAAAGGATCGCGCCGTAATATGGCAAAAAATATGACGCGAGCGCACCATGATGTCGCGTCAGTTACTCTTACTGAAGAAGCACATTTATATCATTGGCAAAAAAATGACGACATAACGGTCAATCTAGTTAAAGCTATTAATAACGCCTGTCATATAGAACCCGCGCTTAATGCATGGTTTGATGCGGAAACAATGACAAGGTGTTTACATAAAACCGTTAATATTGGTATTGCTGTGGATAGCAGCCATGGCCTATATGTTCCTGTGTTACATCATGCAGAACAATATCATCAGGAAGGAATCCGACGCTGGATTGATCGCACCGCTGCCAGTATTCGCAGCCGAAAAATAGATCGCCACCAGCTACAAAAAGCAACCATCACACTTTCTAACTACGGTGCTATTGCTGGCATTTATGCCACTCCCGTTGTGACACCGCCACAAGTTGCCATTATTGGTGCAGGACGGATCATGGATAAAGTGGTTATGGAAGGTGAACGAGTAAAAACCATAAAAGTACTGCCTCTTTCTATTACCTTTGATCATAGAGCATGTACGGGGGGAGAAGCCGCGCGATTTATTAAGGCACTAGTCAATAGCTTAGAAAGTCCCCCTTGTGACAACATTGAATCTTCATAA
- a CDS encoding M14 family metallopeptidase, whose protein sequence is MKIFSNFESGSINVVKADSKDDIQLSIPNDNNSELHQWFHFRLETEAQQPHNFTILDLANSAYPEGWKGYDVVASYDREEWFRVPAEFDGDKLTFSVIPENESMYFAYFAPYSYDRHQDLLHLAQSHYNCRLETLGHTLDNRDMSLLVIGDESTAENKKKVWVIARQHPGETMAEWFAEGLVQRLLDETDTVGRALLEKAVFYIVPNMNPDGSARGHLRLNAIGVNLNREWQTPSLENSPEVFYVREKMFETGVDLFLDIHGDEAIPYNFVAGSEGIPSYDARFENLENMFKQALLTITPEFQVEHGYDKDKPGEANLTVGSNWVAEEFKCLSYTIEMPFKDHNNQPDSLYGWSPERSVAFGSDTLAAVLVVMDHLR, encoded by the coding sequence ATGAAAATCTTCAGTAACTTTGAAAGTGGAAGTATTAACGTAGTTAAAGCTGATAGCAAAGACGACATTCAGTTAAGTATTCCTAACGATAATAACTCTGAACTTCATCAATGGTTCCACTTCCGTTTAGAAACAGAAGCTCAACAACCGCATAACTTTACAATCCTTGATCTGGCAAATTCAGCCTACCCTGAAGGCTGGAAAGGCTATGATGTTGTAGCTTCTTACGATCGTGAAGAATGGTTCCGCGTTCCAGCAGAGTTTGACGGTGACAAATTAACCTTCAGCGTGATCCCTGAAAATGAATCAATGTATTTTGCTTACTTTGCACCATACAGCTACGACCGCCACCAAGATCTTCTTCACCTAGCACAAAGTCACTACAACTGCCGTTTAGAAACATTAGGCCACACACTTGATAACCGAGATATGAGTCTATTGGTTATTGGTGATGAATCAACTGCCGAAAATAAAAAGAAAGTATGGGTGATTGCACGTCAGCACCCAGGTGAGACAATGGCAGAGTGGTTTGCTGAAGGTCTTGTTCAACGCTTACTGGATGAAACCGATACCGTTGGCCGTGCTTTACTTGAAAAAGCCGTTTTCTACATTGTGCCTAATATGAACCCAGATGGTAGTGCGCGTGGTCACCTTCGCCTAAATGCGATTGGTGTAAACCTTAACCGTGAATGGCAAACACCATCACTAGAAAACAGCCCAGAAGTTTTCTACGTGCGTGAAAAAATGTTTGAAACAGGTGTGGATCTCTTCCTTGATATTCATGGTGATGAAGCGATTCCTTATAACTTCGTTGCAGGTTCAGAAGGGATTCCATCTTATGATGCTCGCTTCGAAAATCTTGAAAATATGTTCAAGCAGGCACTGCTAACAATTACACCAGAGTTCCAAGTTGAGCATGGTTACGATAAAGATAAGCCAGGTGAAGCGAACCTAACTGTAGGCTCTAACTGGGTAGCAGAAGAATTTAAATGTCTTTCTTACACTATTGAAATGCCATTTAAAGATCACAATAACCAACCAGACAGCTTATACGGTTGGTCACCAGAGCGAAGTGTGGCATTTGGTAGCGACACACTTGCAGCGGTGTTAGTGGTAATGGATCACTTACGCTAA
- a CDS encoding PH domain-containing protein, which translates to MGLFNALLGNAGEMSIADATEELSTILGPNENIELAYKLVRDMIILTDYRLILIDKQGITGKKVEYRSIAYKSITMYAVETKGHFDLDAELKLWISGQHEPMTLEFNGKTNVYAMQGLLAAKVAGK; encoded by the coding sequence ATGGGTCTTTTTAATGCACTGCTAGGCAACGCTGGTGAAATGAGTATCGCTGACGCGACTGAGGAGCTATCAACGATCCTTGGTCCGAATGAGAATATAGAACTCGCATACAAACTTGTTCGCGATATGATCATTTTAACAGACTACCGCCTGATCCTTATTGATAAGCAAGGTATCACGGGTAAAAAAGTAGAATACCGCTCTATTGCTTACAAATCGATCACCATGTATGCCGTAGAAACAAAAGGCCACTTCGATTTAGATGCAGAATTAAAATTGTGGATTTCTGGTCAACATGAACCAATGACTCTTGAGTTCAATGGCAAAACCAACGTCTACGCAATGCAAGGATTACTCGCGGCAAAAGTCGCAGGTAAATAA
- a CDS encoding aromatic amino acid transaminase — translation MFKSLSPAQLDPILSLSIAYREDPRDNKIDLGIGVYRNSLGETPIMQAIQLAEKRLIKTQTTKSYVGLAGSEVFNQSMMDLLLSETSAHSRAAAVQTPGASGALRMLADLIQIAQPDTTVWLTNPSYVNHKPVMEAAGLKVKFYPYFDPETKQVNSEAMLSELAKAGPKDVVLLHGCCHNPTGADITFADWQAITTLANKNGFMPFVDMAYLGFGDGLEQDGAGLKYMADNTEEMVVATSCSKNFGLYRERTGAAIIISNSQQEAQKAKGRILTLARSSYTMPPDHGAALVADILNDQQLTNIWKDELDTMHSRILTLRQGLTQAIRQRGSDQFDFIEQHKGMFSVTGLTPEQILTLREQYGIYAVGDGRINIAGLQEKHIDHLADALVSVSR, via the coding sequence ATGTTTAAATCGCTCTCTCCAGCCCAATTAGATCCTATTCTTTCCCTATCGATTGCATATCGAGAAGATCCGCGTGACAACAAAATAGATTTAGGCATCGGCGTTTATCGCAATAGCCTTGGTGAAACACCGATCATGCAAGCCATTCAACTTGCTGAGAAACGCTTAATTAAAACTCAAACAACAAAATCATACGTGGGTTTAGCGGGTAGTGAAGTATTTAATCAGTCGATGATGGATCTTTTACTCTCAGAAACATCGGCACATTCTCGTGCAGCAGCAGTACAAACACCTGGCGCGAGCGGTGCGCTACGTATGCTTGCTGATCTTATTCAAATTGCTCAACCTGATACAACTGTTTGGTTAACCAACCCGAGTTATGTTAACCATAAACCTGTGATGGAAGCGGCAGGTTTAAAGGTGAAATTCTATCCGTATTTCGACCCTGAAACTAAGCAAGTAAATAGTGAGGCCATGCTCAGTGAGCTTGCTAAAGCTGGCCCTAAAGATGTTGTGCTATTACATGGTTGCTGCCATAACCCGACAGGTGCTGATATTACATTTGCTGATTGGCAAGCGATTACAACATTGGCAAATAAAAATGGTTTTATGCCTTTTGTTGATATGGCATACCTTGGTTTTGGCGATGGCTTAGAACAAGACGGTGCTGGGCTTAAGTATATGGCTGACAACACAGAAGAGATGGTTGTCGCGACTTCGTGTTCAAAGAACTTTGGTTTGTACCGTGAACGAACGGGTGCTGCGATTATTATTAGTAATAGTCAGCAAGAAGCACAAAAAGCGAAAGGACGTATTCTTACTTTAGCGCGTTCAAGTTATACCATGCCACCAGATCATGGCGCGGCATTAGTTGCTGATATTTTAAATGATCAGCAACTGACAAATATCTGGAAAGATGAATTGGATACCATGCATAGCCGTATATTGACGTTACGCCAAGGGCTAACGCAAGCAATACGTCAACGTGGTAGTGATCAGTTTGATTTTATTGAACAGCATAAAGGTATGTTCTCTGTAACAGGCTTAACACCTGAGCAGATTTTAACCCTACGTGAGCAATATGGTATTTATGCGGTAGGAGATGGGCGAATTAATATTGCTGGCTTACAAGAGAAGCATATTGACCACTTGGCAGATGCCTTAGTTAGCGTGTCACGATAA
- a CDS encoding CPBP family intramembrane glutamic endopeptidase — protein sequence MEPTVWIWGLLACAVISGFYRKTLLTAVLVTLALLAAVFQERLSIIAIGGVAIGFLVAYCTAKQEGKWRYAGLSFMFIWSLALFAHAIPGFDNLQVLDKVYASLDSTPFTMYLNLDKPLVFFGLLLAYPALLGCNKTCNFKVLALVVMGCLSLLPIAAGLGALKFSFSTPHWLWLFVLNNLLFTCVAEEALFRGFIQQGLSKRFGWVIGLVVASLLFGFAHIAGGMLLVVFAGLAGLCYGLAFYLTGRLWVAVLVHFMFNLTHLIFFTYPMLAK from the coding sequence ATGGAACCAACAGTTTGGATATGGGGCTTACTGGCTTGTGCAGTAATTAGTGGATTTTATCGTAAAACTTTATTGACTGCTGTATTAGTTACTTTAGCTTTACTTGCTGCGGTATTTCAAGAACGGTTATCAATCATTGCTATCGGTGGTGTTGCTATTGGTTTTCTGGTGGCGTATTGCACCGCTAAGCAAGAAGGGAAGTGGCGTTATGCTGGATTAAGCTTCATGTTTATTTGGTCTTTAGCGCTTTTTGCTCACGCAATTCCCGGTTTTGATAATCTACAAGTATTAGATAAGGTGTACGCTAGCCTTGATAGCACACCGTTTACTATGTATTTAAATTTAGATAAACCGTTGGTTTTCTTTGGTTTGTTATTGGCTTATCCAGCATTGTTAGGGTGTAACAAAACTTGCAATTTTAAAGTGCTCGCTTTAGTTGTGATGGGATGTTTATCGCTATTACCTATTGCTGCGGGGTTAGGAGCGTTAAAGTTTTCTTTTTCGACACCACATTGGTTGTGGTTATTTGTACTAAACAACTTGTTGTTTACCTGTGTAGCAGAAGAAGCACTTTTTCGCGGTTTTATCCAACAAGGTTTATCGAAGCGTTTCGGTTGGGTAATCGGGCTTGTTGTTGCTAGCTTACTTTTTGGATTTGCACATATTGCTGGTGGCATGTTGCTAGTTGTGTTCGCAGGTCTTGCCGGTTTATGTTACGGCTTAGCTTTCTATCTGACAGGGCGTTTATGGGTAGCTGTATTAGTACACTTTATGTTTAATTTGACGCATTTGATTTTCTTTACTTATCCGATGTTAGCAAAATAA